The following are encoded in a window of Plectropomus leopardus isolate mb chromosome 23, YSFRI_Pleo_2.0, whole genome shotgun sequence genomic DNA:
- the LOC121961819 gene encoding N-acyl-aromatic-L-amino acid amidohydrolase (carboxylate-forming) B-like: MEVDELVPLPRLPRVAVCGGTHGNELSGVYLVRELLKTEKKVMEKEEEEEPLSVLMVLSNPRAMQQCRRYVDTDLNRCFTHATLNGPLSDAAPYEIIRSRELNATLGPKGSPGAVDLVCDLHNTTANMGLCFIAYSDCDWICLHIFRYLQRQMPDIPLRYIHFDVSSEESYSLDSVGKHGFAMEIGPQPHGVVRSNIYTAMKVGVQHVLDWVRFFNSGTIFEGGFVDVFTMIKHIDYPRDRETRNITAAIHPQLQDRDFCLLHPGDPLFQTFSGETVRYKGKEPLYPFFINECAYYEKGIALSLARKRRVMIPAIRVQTEQEQQANEQEFASEEEE; encoded by the exons ATGGAGGTAGACGAGTTGGTGCCTTTGCCAAGGTTGCCTCGGGTCGCTGTGTGCGGCGGTACCCATGGCAATGAGCTGTCTGGGGTGTACTTGGTGAGAGAGCTTTTGAAGACAGAGAAGAAAGTAATggagaaggaagaggaagaggagcctCTGTCGGTGCTGATGGTGCTGTCGAACCCGCGGGCCATGCAGCAGTGCCGCAGATACGTCGACACTGACCTCAACCGCTGCTTCACCCACGCCACCCTCAA TGGTCCCCTGTCAGACGCCGCCCCCTACGAGATAATCAGATCTCGAGAGCTGAACGCCACGCTGGGTCCTAAAGGAAGTCCTGGGGCGGTGGATCTTGTTTGCGACCTTCATAACACTACCGCCAACATGGGCTTGTGCTTCATCGCGTACTCGGACTGTGACTGGATCTGCCTGCACATATTCAGATACCTGCAG AGGCAGATGCCAGATATACCACTGAGGTACATTCATTTTGATGTCTCCAGTGAAGAATCATATTCCCTTGATTCAGTGGGAAAACATGGCTTTG CCATGGAGATCGGCCCCCAGCCCCACGGTGTGGTGAGGTCAAACATCTACACGGCAATGAAAGTTGGCGTGCAGCACGTGCTCGATTGGGTCCGTTTCTTCAACTCAG GTACTATTTTTGAAGGAGGATTTGTGGATGTGTTCACCATGATTAAACACATCGACTACCCAAGAGACCGTGAGACTCGCAACATCACAGCAGCCATTCATCCTCAGCTCCAG GACAGAGACTTCTGCCTGCTCCACCCTGGAGACCCACTGTTCCAGACTTTCTCAGGTGAAACTGTGAGGTATAAAGGCAAAGAACCTCTTTATCCTTTCTTCATCAATGAATGTGCTTATTACGAGAAGGGCATCGCTCTCTCCCTGGCAAGAAAAAGGCGCGTGATGATTCCTGCAATCCGGGTGCAGACAGAGCAGGAGCAACAAGCTAACGAACAGGAATTTGCatcagaggaagaggagtga